In the Candidatus Thorarchaeota archaeon genome, AACCCAGTGCTTTGGAACATCCACTCTCTCAAGGGGCCTGCGTGGTTCCAGTGTTCTGATCATGTCCTCTCAGTCTCATGGGATTGACTGAGCTAGCCGTTCTGCCGGGGCATTCTGGGCAGTAGTCTTGCGTTTCATGAACCAGAGGAGCCAGAGTCAGACTCAGCTCAGTGCTATGAGTTCAATCTCGATGCCCGCATCCTTGGGAAGTCGAGCAACTTGGACAGCTGCACGAGCCGGAGGCTCCTTCGGGAACCACTTGGCATACTCCTCGTTCATCTGCGCGAAGTCGTTGATGTCACGAAGGAATACTGTCACCTTGACGACCTTCTCCATGGAGGACCCCGCTGCTTCGAGGACCGCCCGCAGGTTTGACAGGACTTGACGAGTCTGCTCAGTAATCGAGCCCGTGACCAGCTGGCCCGTGACAGGATCCATTGGTAGTTGACCGGAACAGAAGACGAGACCGTTAGCCTTGATGGCCTGAGAGTAGGGCCCTATTGCCTTTGGCGCCTTGTCAGATACGACCACTGTACGCTTCATATGCCGTCATCTTGGCAGAATCGTCACTCAGGTTAAACCTGTTGGAATGCGCCAGTTCAATTCAGAACGGATGAGCAATGCTTTTCTCTGGAGTATGAT is a window encoding:
- a CDS encoding RidA family protein, with product MKRTVVVSDKAPKAIGPYSQAIKANGLVFCSGQLPMDPVTGQLVTGSITEQTRQVLSNLRAVLEAAGSSMEKVVKVTVFLRDINDFAQMNEEYAKWFPKEPPARAAVQVARLPKDAGIEIELIALS